From the genome of Vicia villosa cultivar HV-30 ecotype Madison, WI linkage group LG2, Vvil1.0, whole genome shotgun sequence, one region includes:
- the LOC131651281 gene encoding uncharacterized protein LOC131651281, protein MKLYIKEQLRKIGFPKTTDMKPPSQPVKTKGAQKKVKPTPNDNSTTRSPSYCEHVDKLFPNSPTPKSQKSSNKRARISKLPPTPIAPKVSTPTPIATKIPSIEEVHIAPIILFIEEMLVFMHKYIDRIFNVLGDGNCGFWAVLALLGKGEEDDKLVRHELIEELMNHKDSYTQIFGDEAILESVHEALIHWLGVYAPTSK, encoded by the coding sequence ATGAAACTATACATCAAAGAACAATTGCGGAAGATTGGATTTCCAAAAACAACCGACATGAAACCGCcgtctcaaccggttaagacaaAGGGTGCTCAGAAGAAAGTGAAGCCTACACCGAATGACAACTCGACTACACGGTCTCCTTCATATTGTGAGCACGTCGACAAACTCTTTCCCAACTCACCTACTCCTAAATCTCAAAAAAGTTCAAACAAAAGAGCTCGCATTAGCAAACTGCCTCCTACACCTATTGCTCCGAAAGTTTCGACTCCGACACCTATTGCCACAAAAATTCCATCAATCGAAGAGGTGCATATTGCTCCAATAATTCTATTCATCGAAGAGATGCtggtttttatgcacaaatacatcgACCGAATCTTCAATGTGCTGGGGGACGGTAATTGCGGATTTTGGGCCGTATTGGCTTTGCTTGGTAAGGGAGAGGAAGACGATAAGCTTGTCCGTCATGAACTTATCGAAGAGTTGATGAACCATAAAGACTCGTACACGCAGATATTTGGAGACGAAGCTATACTTGAATCGGTTCACGAAGCTCTTATTCATTGGTTGGGCGTTTACGCACCGACTTCAAAATGA